AATGGCCATGAGCTGGGCCGGCGCCCTGTGGCTCAGCTGGCTGGCCTGGAAGATGCTGCGCAGCGCCGGTGCGCCTTTGCTGGCGGGCAGCAAGGGCGGCCTCGATCCGTTGAGCGCCGCCACCCTGCAGGTGGTCAACCCCAAGGTTTGGGTGACGGCGGTGGCGATGGTCGGGCTGTTCGCCACCCCGGCACTGCCGATGGGCTGGCTGGCCCTGGTGTTCCTGCTGGTTGCCCTGCCCAGCATGACCGCCTGGGCATTGATGGGCATCGGCAGTACACGCTGGTTGCGCTCGCCGCGGGCCTTGCGCCTGTTCAACCAGGCTCTGGCGGGGTTGCTGCTGGTGTCGGCCTG
This sequence is a window from Pseudomonas maumuensis. Protein-coding genes within it:
- a CDS encoding LysE family translocator is translated as MSHSLLPFILFALAASISPGPTNLLILAHGARRGLRASLAPIVAACCAAAAVVWLVGMGLGSLLLRYPLAQMAMSWAGALWLSWLAWKMLRSAGAPLLAGSKGGLDPLSAATLQVVNPKVWVTAVAMVGLFATPALPMGWLALVFLLVALPSMTAWALMGIGSTRWLRSPRALRLFNQALAGLLLVSAWSALLV